In Myxococcales bacterium, the following proteins share a genomic window:
- a CDS encoding tetratricopeptide repeat protein, whose amino-acid sequence MLSARAYAAVGRAEEAMALLSEVIAGYRGRRSKELGPIYREISRIQLAEGFLSDALGSLTKAFEMDMKNGVLAMELGQLALDMDELEVAGRAFRGVTMLRPGDEEDGEAVSVEMKAHAQYQLALLAQRAGDPRRARVLASKALSDNPEHDLARQLLAELDGA is encoded by the coding sequence GTGCTGTCAGCCCGCGCGTATGCGGCCGTCGGGCGCGCGGAAGAAGCGATGGCGCTCTTGTCCGAGGTGATCGCGGGTTACCGCGGCCGAAGGTCCAAAGAGCTCGGGCCGATCTACCGGGAAATCAGCCGCATCCAGCTGGCTGAGGGATTCTTGTCCGACGCGCTGGGTTCGCTGACCAAGGCCTTCGAGATGGACATGAAAAATGGCGTGCTCGCGATGGAGCTCGGGCAACTCGCGCTCGACATGGACGAGCTCGAGGTCGCGGGTCGGGCGTTCCGTGGTGTGACGATGTTGCGACCCGGAGACGAAGAAGACGGCGAGGCGGTCAGCGTCGAAATGAAGGCTCATGCCCAGTACCAGCTCGCGCTCCTTGCGCAGCGCGCGGGTGACCCCCGGCGCGCGCGGGTGCTGGCGAGCAAGGCGCTCAGCGACAATCCCGAACACGACCTCGCCCGGCAGCTGCTTGCCGAGCTGGACGGCGCTTGA
- a CDS encoding LysM peptidoglycan-binding domain-containing protein — translation MLLLLCFCFVFALSGEAGAAQRTHVIGKGHTLGKIAKRYHVSIDDLCKANGIDRKARLKVGEKLVIPDADDDKATGDTKEASASDDAADDSDEEDEKPKKPAKAETSKEDRGDAAEDSDPKSRSFGRDGMRILAVPGHEDAYYYEPVGPGRKGMKPVVMYLHGRGGSPLRDCRRWAPVARRFGWLVCPSGPSAHGDGRDWSNNWYSGQQITLATLKALRKEHGRRVQLVGNTLIGFSEGAYVALNVGVREPRTFNRWLILAGNTSYWGGSGLEELKKSAAALKRVYLITGEADSVIEGTHQLEEWLERHKVATRVSTPKDMGHEVLLEKKSGMYRAALHWLDRGAGGSKGARRSKKAAASKAARKR, via the coding sequence GTGCTCCTCCTCCTCTGTTTCTGCTTCGTCTTCGCCCTCTCCGGTGAAGCGGGCGCCGCGCAGCGCACCCACGTGATTGGCAAGGGACACACCCTCGGCAAGATCGCCAAGCGCTATCACGTGAGCATCGACGACCTGTGCAAGGCGAACGGCATCGACCGCAAGGCACGGCTCAAGGTCGGCGAAAAGCTCGTCATCCCCGACGCCGACGACGACAAAGCCACTGGGGACACCAAGGAGGCCAGCGCGTCGGATGACGCCGCGGACGATTCCGACGAAGAGGACGAAAAGCCGAAGAAGCCCGCGAAGGCCGAGACCTCGAAGGAAGACCGCGGTGACGCCGCAGAGGACAGCGATCCAAAGAGCCGCAGCTTCGGCAGGGACGGAATGCGCATCCTCGCAGTGCCTGGGCACGAGGACGCTTATTATTACGAACCGGTGGGTCCGGGCCGCAAGGGCATGAAGCCCGTGGTGATGTATCTGCACGGTCGCGGGGGCAGCCCGCTCAGGGATTGCCGGCGTTGGGCGCCCGTTGCCCGCCGCTTCGGCTGGCTGGTGTGCCCGAGCGGGCCGAGCGCCCACGGCGACGGGCGCGACTGGAGCAACAACTGGTACAGCGGGCAGCAGATAACGCTGGCCACCCTGAAGGCGCTACGCAAGGAGCATGGCCGCCGGGTTCAGCTGGTTGGCAACACCCTGATCGGATTCAGCGAGGGGGCCTACGTCGCGCTCAACGTGGGAGTGCGTGAGCCGCGGACGTTCAACCGCTGGTTGATCTTGGCGGGCAACACCTCCTACTGGGGAGGTTCGGGTCTCGAGGAGCTCAAGAAGAGCGCGGCGGCACTCAAGCGTGTGTACTTGATCACCGGTGAAGCCGACAGCGTGATCGAAGGCACTCATCAGCTGGAGGAGTGGCTCGAACGACACAAGGTCGCCACCCGGGTCTCGACCCCGAAGGACATGGGCCACGAGGTGCTGCTGGAGAAAAAGAGCGGCATGTACCGCGCCGCGCTGCACTGGCTCGATCGCGGGGCCGGCGGCTCCAAAGGCGCCCGACGGAGCAAAAAGGCCGCCGCATCCAAGGCCGCGCGCAAGCGCTGA
- a CDS encoding CDP-alcohol phosphatidyltransferase family protein yields the protein MLREFSLADLITLGNGFAGMASVLSVMKYLETQAPRFLWFAFGLLPFAMVFDFLDGRVARWRRKNSALGADLDSLADLISFGVAPAALAFAVGMRGGVDAAVLVYFVGCGISRLARYNATADQLSDESGKVRYFEGTPIPTSMVLVMVLAFLAKEGRIGAALPFGQLELAGFVFHPLALMYFVSGSAMISKTLRIPKP from the coding sequence ATGCTGAGGGAGTTCAGTCTGGCCGACTTGATCACCCTCGGCAACGGGTTCGCAGGCATGGCCAGCGTGCTGTCGGTCATGAAGTACCTCGAGACCCAAGCTCCACGCTTCCTGTGGTTCGCCTTCGGGCTCTTGCCGTTCGCGATGGTGTTCGATTTCCTGGACGGCCGCGTCGCGCGCTGGCGGCGCAAGAATTCGGCGCTCGGTGCTGACCTGGACTCGCTCGCGGATCTGATCTCGTTTGGCGTGGCTCCCGCGGCGCTGGCGTTTGCCGTCGGTATGCGGGGCGGAGTCGACGCCGCGGTGCTGGTCTACTTCGTCGGCTGCGGGATCAGCCGCCTGGCGCGGTACAACGCCACGGCCGACCAGCTCAGCGACGAGAGCGGGAAGGTCCGCTACTTCGAGGGAACCCCGATCCCGACCAGCATGGTGTTGGTCATGGTGCTGGCGTTCCTGGCCAAAGAAGGGCGCATCGGCGCAGCGTTACCCTTCGGCCAGCTCGAGCTCGCTGGCTTCGTGTTCCACCCGCTCGCTCTGATGTACTTCGTGAGCGGGAGCGCGATGATCAGCAAGACCCTGCGCATCCCCAAACCTTGA
- a CDS encoding DUF4920 domain-containing protein, translated as MSPRALLLATALAALACESTPVEPALNAGAPPAATTKTAAAETKTYGAAIAPAAPVQLGEVLGKPESYEGKTVVVEGEVRRACSRKGCWMELAESTSNEARGARVTFKDYGFFVPTNSAGAHAKLEGVVNVQTMKKGHVEHLEEEGAKFANKNPDGTVREVQFVATGVELTR; from the coding sequence ATGAGCCCCCGAGCCCTGCTGCTGGCGACGGCCCTGGCCGCCCTCGCGTGTGAGTCGACCCCGGTGGAACCCGCACTAAACGCAGGTGCTCCCCCGGCTGCGACCACCAAGACCGCCGCTGCCGAGACCAAGACCTATGGCGCCGCCATCGCGCCGGCCGCGCCCGTTCAGCTGGGGGAAGTGCTCGGCAAACCCGAATCGTACGAGGGCAAGACGGTCGTCGTCGAGGGCGAGGTCCGACGCGCCTGTTCTCGGAAGGGCTGCTGGATGGAGCTCGCGGAGAGCACGAGCAACGAAGCACGGGGCGCCCGCGTGACGTTCAAGGACTACGGGTTCTTCGTCCCGACCAACTCTGCTGGAGCCCACGCCAAGCTCGAGGGCGTGGTGAATGTGCAGACCATGAAGAAGGGCCACGTCGAGCACCTCGAAGAAGAGGGCGCCAAGTTCGCCAACAAGAATCCGGACGGAACGGTGCGCGAAGTTCAGTTCGTGGCGACCGGCGTCGAGCTCACTCGCTGA
- a CDS encoding cytochrome c-type biogenesis protein CcmH, which yields MPIGRAISAGAILALALAATSAFAAADEEHESAAQSDFSAPVEGAAALEGRILGPCCWTQTLDIHGSPISNDLRRELRRRLLAGESADAIQADFVRRYGERILAVPPGNPLKDVGVLLSLAFGAAGIGAGAMLLRWRRRAQADQANRLDEDAGAGKKPRKRDAYDDQIDSELEKL from the coding sequence ATGCCAATCGGCCGTGCCATCTCCGCGGGCGCCATCCTTGCCCTCGCGCTCGCTGCAACGAGCGCCTTCGCCGCCGCCGACGAGGAGCACGAGTCGGCAGCCCAGTCGGACTTCAGCGCGCCCGTGGAGGGCGCGGCCGCGCTCGAGGGACGCATCCTCGGGCCGTGCTGCTGGACCCAGACCCTGGACATCCACGGGTCGCCCATTTCGAACGATCTCCGGCGTGAGCTTCGCAGGCGCCTCTTGGCGGGGGAATCCGCCGACGCGATCCAGGCGGACTTCGTGCGCCGCTACGGCGAGCGCATCCTGGCAGTGCCGCCAGGCAACCCGCTGAAGGACGTCGGCGTGCTGCTCTCACTCGCGTTCGGCGCGGCCGGAATCGGGGCAGGCGCGATGCTGCTCAGGTGGCGACGACGCGCTCAGGCCGATCAGGCAAACCGTCTCGACGAGGACGCTGGCGCCGGGAAAAAGCCGCGCAAGCGCGACGCCTACGACGACCAGATCGACTCCGAGTTGGAAAAACTGTGA
- a CDS encoding prenyltransferase, whose protein sequence is MNVAMWGRALSVIPRVSKEEWATLDVVSRWLIATRSAVIIMTVIASGIAGLLAYRDGAFDAVLWGLCTVGLAFAHATNNLINDLTDHKKGVDKGNYFRTQYGPQPLEHGLMTVRQVLVYIAFTGLVALAAGALLVSQRGQITLTLFGVGIFFVLFYTWPLKYIGMGEPAVLVVWGPLMVGGTYYVVTGRFDWHVALASLPFALGATSVLFGKHIDKLEADQGKGIRTLPVLLGESISRYTTIGMVFAQYALVLYMIVTRYLSPVMLIVFVAAPTFLLLTKAYRAKRPPQPPPEFPPNIWPLWFVAFAFHHTRRFGMLYVLGLCADVVLTKSGVVGR, encoded by the coding sequence ATGAACGTCGCCATGTGGGGACGCGCGCTCAGCGTGATCCCCCGCGTCAGCAAGGAAGAGTGGGCAACCCTCGACGTGGTGAGCCGTTGGCTCATCGCCACGCGGTCCGCCGTGATCATCATGACGGTGATCGCCAGCGGCATCGCGGGACTGTTGGCGTATCGAGACGGGGCGTTCGACGCCGTGCTCTGGGGGCTGTGCACCGTGGGGCTTGCCTTTGCGCACGCGACCAACAACCTGATCAACGATCTGACCGACCACAAGAAGGGCGTCGACAAAGGGAACTACTTCCGGACGCAGTACGGGCCGCAGCCCCTCGAACACGGCTTGATGACCGTCCGGCAGGTGCTCGTGTACATCGCGTTCACCGGGCTGGTTGCCCTCGCCGCCGGCGCGCTCTTGGTGTCGCAGCGCGGGCAGATCACCCTGACCCTGTTCGGCGTCGGCATCTTCTTCGTGCTCTTTTACACCTGGCCGCTGAAATACATCGGCATGGGGGAGCCCGCGGTCCTGGTCGTTTGGGGGCCCCTCATGGTCGGCGGCACTTACTACGTAGTGACGGGGCGTTTCGACTGGCACGTGGCGCTTGCCAGCCTGCCGTTTGCCCTCGGCGCGACCTCCGTGCTGTTTGGAAAACACATCGACAAGCTCGAGGCCGATCAGGGGAAGGGCATCCGCACGCTGCCGGTGCTGCTCGGTGAGTCAATCTCCCGCTACACCACCATCGGCATGGTCTTCGCGCAGTACGCGCTGGTCTTGTACATGATCGTGACGCGCTACCTTTCGCCGGTGATGTTGATCGTGTTCGTCGCGGCTCCGACCTTCCTGCTCTTGACCAAGGCGTACCGGGCGAAACGCCCTCCCCAGCCGCCGCCGGAGTTCCCGCCCAACATCTGGCCGCTGTGGTTCGTGGCCTTTGCCTTCCACCACACCCGCCGCTTTGGCATGTTGTACGTGCTCGGGCTGTGTGCCGACGTTGTGCTCACGAAGAGCGGCGTCGTCGGCCGCTGA
- a CDS encoding CPBP family intramembrane metalloprotease, whose translation MNTGRTSGSDVLRHLLVAALWVAAFRLVAEHAVRLIPLAVARQLSLQTYLTLAQLVTAGLGLGLAALVLPRPRASLGLEAAPARRLLVLTFSAVAVYVAASYAAIYAALPTLLEELRAGGRQAVQQSSGEFGRELVGSGLLLAIVWGVVVSPVCEELMFRGGVWSAAQTGINALRERLARPELAASSNALPEGVLETGSGLKAWRMLSGGLLGGGLATLVSAAVFAAMHADMPGGLGIVRWVSALGLGLAAGTARQLSGGVAGAMVVHVVFNLCALATTRRWLVGETFGQKLGVPTLLSLIAAIAGVAALGIALSGRRRRSS comes from the coding sequence ATGAACACGGGGCGCACTTCGGGCTCGGACGTCCTTCGGCACCTGCTCGTTGCGGCGCTCTGGGTGGCGGCGTTTCGCCTGGTGGCGGAGCACGCGGTGCGCCTGATCCCGCTGGCAGTGGCGCGGCAACTCAGCCTGCAGACCTACCTGACGTTGGCGCAGCTCGTGACCGCGGGTCTTGGCCTGGGCCTCGCCGCGCTCGTCCTACCGCGGCCGCGCGCTTCACTCGGCCTCGAGGCCGCTCCCGCCCGTCGACTCCTCGTGCTGACCTTCAGCGCCGTCGCCGTGTACGTCGCGGCGAGTTATGCCGCCATCTACGCCGCCTTGCCGACGCTGCTCGAGGAGCTGCGCGCCGGTGGTCGGCAAGCGGTGCAGCAGTCGAGCGGCGAGTTCGGCCGCGAGCTGGTCGGCTCGGGCCTGCTCTTGGCCATTGTCTGGGGTGTAGTGGTCTCGCCCGTCTGCGAGGAGCTGATGTTCCGCGGTGGTGTGTGGTCCGCCGCGCAGACGGGCATCAACGCGCTCCGGGAGCGGCTGGCGCGGCCCGAGCTCGCAGCGAGCTCGAACGCCCTTCCCGAGGGGGTGCTCGAGACGGGCTCGGGGCTCAAGGCCTGGCGGATGCTGTCGGGCGGTCTCCTGGGCGGGGGTCTTGCCACGCTGGTGAGCGCGGCGGTCTTCGCCGCCATGCACGCGGACATGCCCGGCGGCCTCGGGATCGTGCGCTGGGTCTCGGCGCTCGGACTGGGTCTCGCCGCCGGCACGGCGCGTCAGCTGAGCGGCGGGGTCGCCGGCGCCATGGTCGTGCACGTCGTGTTCAATCTGTGTGCCCTGGCCACCACCCGTCGCTGGCTCGTGGGCGAGACCTTCGGTCAGAAGCTGGGAGTGCCGACGCTGCTCTCGCTGATCGCCGCGATCGCCGGCGTGGCTGCGCTCGGGATCGCCCTCAGCGGCCGACGACGCCGCTCTTCGTGA
- a CDS encoding SDR family oxidoreductase encodes MGISVVTGANRGIGLELCRQLRARGKDVVAVCRQSSAELDSLGARVESGIDVTQADARAKLAERLAKDEIELLIQNAGVLLPDSLENLELENVMRQLELNAVAPLFLTRALAGRMAKGSKVALITSRMGSIADNGSGRFYGYRMSKAALNAAGVSLARDLAPQGIAVAILHPGSVRTEMTSGHGMIDAEESVRGLLARIDELELGNTGRFLHQNGETLPW; translated from the coding sequence ATGGGGATCTCAGTCGTCACCGGCGCAAACCGCGGCATTGGCCTCGAGCTCTGCCGGCAGCTCCGCGCACGCGGCAAAGACGTCGTCGCGGTGTGCAGACAAAGCTCAGCGGAGCTCGACTCGCTCGGAGCACGGGTCGAATCGGGGATCGACGTCACCCAGGCCGACGCTCGGGCCAAGCTGGCCGAGCGGCTGGCGAAGGATGAGATCGAGCTCCTGATCCAGAACGCCGGCGTGCTCTTACCCGACAGCCTGGAGAACCTCGAGCTCGAGAACGTGATGCGGCAGCTCGAGCTGAACGCCGTCGCCCCGCTGTTTCTCACCCGCGCGCTGGCGGGCCGAATGGCCAAGGGCAGCAAGGTGGCGCTGATCACCAGTCGTATGGGGTCCATTGCCGACAACGGCTCGGGCCGCTTCTACGGTTACCGCATGAGCAAGGCGGCGCTGAATGCGGCCGGCGTATCGCTGGCGCGAGACCTCGCTCCGCAAGGTATTGCGGTGGCGATCCTGCACCCCGGCTCCGTGCGCACGGAGATGACCTCGGGGCACGGCATGATCGATGCGGAGGAGTCGGTCCGCGGCCTGCTCGCCCGCATCGACGAGCTCGAGCTCGGCAACACTGGCCGATTCCTGCACCAAAACGGCGAAACCTTGCCCTGGTGA